A genomic stretch from Flavobacterium humidisoli includes:
- a CDS encoding PDDEXK nuclease domain-containing protein codes for MPDGLQNKVIFQQVAELLQSARQQVLRTVNSTMTITYFEIGRIIVEEEQNGKDRAEYGKKLLKDLSKQLTKEFGRGFSIDNLENMRKLFLTFSKSETLSRIFEIQKKQSLTEEFNKPDYQTLASFFKLTFSHYIFLMRIEDEKERQFYKIESEKHNWSVRELKRQYDTALYTRLALSRDKEGVLKLSEQGQIIEKPKDIIKDPYILEFLGLPELHQYSESQLEEEIISKLEHFLLELGHGFTFVARQERITFDDKHFRIDLVFYNRILRCFVLIDLKIGELKHQDLGQMQMYVNYYDREMRLEDENKTIGIVLCQTKSEAVVKYTLPENNEQIFASKYKTVLPSVEALKELLEKK; via the coding sequence GTGCCAGACGGTCTTCAAAATAAAGTTATTTTCCAGCAAGTTGCCGAGCTATTGCAAAGTGCCCGACAACAGGTTTTGCGTACCGTAAATTCTACAATGACAATTACTTATTTTGAAATAGGAAGAATTATTGTTGAAGAAGAACAAAATGGAAAAGATAGGGCTGAATATGGGAAAAAGCTTTTAAAAGATCTTTCGAAGCAATTAACTAAAGAATTTGGAAGAGGCTTTTCTATTGATAATTTGGAAAATATGAGGAAGCTCTTTTTAACTTTCTCAAAATCCGAGACACTGTCTCGGATTTTCGAAATTCAAAAAAAACAGTCACTAACTGAGGAATTCAATAAACCAGATTATCAAACTTTGGCTTCCTTTTTTAAATTGACTTTTAGCCATTATATTTTTTTAATGCGAATTGAAGATGAAAAAGAAAGACAGTTTTACAAAATTGAATCTGAAAAACATAATTGGAGTGTTCGAGAATTAAAACGTCAATATGATACGGCACTTTATACACGATTGGCTTTAAGTAGAGATAAAGAAGGAGTCTTAAAGCTTTCAGAGCAAGGTCAGATTATCGAGAAACCGAAAGATATTATTAAAGATCCTTATATTCTTGAATTTTTAGGATTGCCAGAATTACATCAATATTCAGAATCTCAATTAGAAGAAGAAATCATTAGTAAACTAGAGCATTTTTTATTAGAATTAGGTCATGGTTTCACTTTTGTAGCAAGACAGGAAAGAATTACTTTTGATGATAAACATTTTAGAATTGATTTAGTCTTTTACAATAGAATACTGCGATGTTTTGTCCTCATTGATTTAAAAATAGGCGAATTAAAACATCAGGATTTAGGTCAGATGCAAATGTATGTCAATTATTACGATAGAGAAATGCGATTGGAAGATGAAAACAAAACTATTGGAATTGTACTTTGTCAGACTAAAAGTGAAGCAGTTGTAAAATATACTTTGCCAGAAAACAACGAGCAGATATTTGCAAGTAAATATAAGACCGTTTTACCAAGTGTTGAAGCTTTAAAAGAATTACTCGAAAAGAAATAG